DNA from Kitasatospora acidiphila:
TCCAGGGGCAGTCCCATGCCTGCCAGAGTACGCACCTCGGTGCGCAACCGTCCGGCACGGGCGGCAGCGTCGATGCTGCGGCCGGGAACGTCGCCAACGACCAGGGCGGTGCGGGCACTGGATAGTTCGATGACGTTCGGATCAAGCTGCCGGCCGAGGTGGTCGTCCAGCACACGTTCTGAGCCCAGAGCCCGCGCGACCACCGGCCGCAGGGAACCGAGTCCGGCCTCGCGTCCGACGCACTTGTCGCCATGACAAGGGATCACAGCAGGTCAGAGCACTATTCAGCCCGTTTGTGGGCACAACGTGAGTGCAGGGATTCACCGCCTGCTGATGCGACCCCTTGACCCCCAGGGCGCACCACCAGGCCCGATCGGTCCAGGGCCTCAAGCGCCTCGCGAACCGTTAAACAGCCCATCACTGGTGTCGGTCCTCACCACTACCCTGGTTCCCATGGCAGAACCTGACGGCCCATCCGAGGCCAGACGCCGAAAGGCGATCGAAGACGAGCTCAACAGGCTCGAAGAGAGCGCCATGTACAGCGCTCAGATGCAGTTCGAGCTCACGAAGCAGTGGCGGGGCGTGAACCTCAGCCT
Protein-coding regions in this window:
- a CDS encoding SpoIIE family protein phosphatase, translated to MLDDHLGRQLDPNVIELSSARTALVVGDVPGRSIDAAARAGRLRTEVRTLAGMGLPLD